One genomic window of Acomys russatus chromosome 29, mAcoRus1.1, whole genome shotgun sequence includes the following:
- the Lexm gene encoding lymphocyte expansion molecule gives MPKWFKGAPFGVQSQRFDVSAVYPNQKKYSTFTEAPYSRHHSVEVSHIGPGTYNTKDTCFSKRFLDQKLSTGWARAQEATRLTQLPHFQYQAIMKERQQQVHKLGPGSYNFKDFLTQLQEKPQSKRGLLSSGETRFRGFIGNYYPGPGNYGEKGNPYTRLEENAWNRAHSEGLMCKMSNKSPTFQKGSGLGPGTYTIKSDIETKVARSTGTRGPCDIFSGDRSNPMPYGHYSVQKKKPTELMNFKSFVEDLNSRPNKKRGVFSKFPRDPKHPTERIYWTTLSQYPRDLNTAGPGFCLPCETEQKHVNRPPFLLASKRSGIKIYQMIMGNWNPVGVGRYLNTTLMESKDRRQRYRSLFLNGSKRYLENLAQDRLLQERITPFNKGKFRPTVDYNSDPTP, from the exons ATGCCGAAGTGGTTCAAAGGGGCCCCCTTCGGGGTGCAGAGCCAGAG GTTTGACGTCTCCGCTGTTTATCCCAACCAGAAGAAATACAGCACATTCACAGAGGCCCCGTATTCCAGGCATCATTCTGTGGAAGTG TCCCACATAGGACCCGGGACCTATAACACCAAGGACACCTGTTTCAGCAAGAGGTTCCTGGATCAGAAGTTGAGCACAGGCTGGGCCCGGGCCCAGGAAGCCACCCGGCTGACCCAGCTGCCCCACTTCCAGTACCAGGCCATTATGAAAGAAAGACAGCAGCAG GTGCACAAGCTGGGACCTGGGTCCTACAACTTCAAGGATTTCTTAACCCAGCTGCAGGAGAAGCCGCAGAGCAAACGGGGGCTGCTCAGCTCTGGGGAGACCCGCTTTCGGGGATTCATCGGG AACTATTATCCGGGCCCCGGAAATTACGGGGAGAAAGGTAACCCATACACACGGCTGGAGGAGAACGCCTGGAACCGCGCACACTCCGAGGGCCTTATGTGTAAAATGTCCAACAAGTCACCCACCTTTCAGAAG GGCAGTGGCCTGGGACCTGGGACCTACACCATCAAAAGCGACATTGAGACAAAGGTGGCACGATCCACTGGTACTCGTGGCCCCTGTGACATTTTCTCTGGTGACCGAAGCAACCCTATGCCTTATGGGCATTACTCTGTGCAG AAAAAGAAGCCCACGGAGTTGATGAATTTCAAGAGCTTCGTGGAAGACCTTAACTCACGCCCTAACAAGAAACGAGGAGTTTTTTCGAAGTTTCCCCGAGATCCAAAACACCCCACAGAGAGAATTTACTGGACTACCCTTAGTCAGTACCCCAGAGATCTG AATACAGCCGGCCCCGGGTTTTGTCTTCCTTGTGAGACGGAACAGAAACATGTCAACCGGCCACCGTTCCTCCTGGCCTCCAAGCGCTCAGGCATTAAGATCTACCAGATGATTATGGGGAACTGG AACCCGGTTGGGGTAGGCCGCTACCTCAACACCACCCTGATGGAGAgcaaagacagaaggcagaggtacCGCTCTCTGTTCCTGAACGGATCCAAGCGTTACCTGGAGAACCTAGCCCAAGACAGACTCCTGCA